In Desulforhopalus sp., a single window of DNA contains:
- a CDS encoding CHASE2 domain-containing protein, whose product MVNTLPTPAARPSSSKKWDLQRILLVTGAILALSLATAYLFPTRTIRHLTNTSTDLIVKATKAPPGEVDIVIVVIDEASLNQHGQWPWPRDLFAKLLKRIQESGAVSIGINVIFPERDRTSPAHLLESSGGFIALTDPSRAPAERLDHDAYLAGSLAGGPFVLGYEFLFSEVEKGKSVDCPIPDVAVSRKPPSKGSMPDDVFYQATGVLCNYHPLTKAAPSAGFLNGAPDDDGVLRRLPLLIRYGDHNRLYPSFALAVLLQLYNQPNLTVEFNDKLQPRLHLADLRIAMDSHGNILLGPPGSIRPPHFSAADILGDKVSSKNLQGKIVLVGSTVSGLAQGYPTPYSLTENLLDLHAAAIRSLAAKVQTVRHPTFPFYEAALSLILSLVLAMLAAKAPTLLTVGFSLLAAVTSWGATHVLFQTTGQLFSPLLPTAVLFINSLLLITLKFRYFQLQAMAETDMTILLLQSSESNLRSILHTIPDIIFRLDAQGNIVFISPAICKYSNSHETFLGSSIFSHIAPQDRERARFRINERRTGDRATYNLEVRLLFNGPDAKSEQDYRFFSVSTEGLYQSNPPHTHGFIGTQGIAKDITDRKRLELQLLQAQKMEVIGNLAAGIAPDLNNILSGLVSYPDLLLLEIPRDNPLHSKIATIQKSGKKAAAIVQDLLSLARRNVLIPEISNMNRIITDYLESAEYQQLQARYPKITVLTDLNRDLMNINGSAVHLSKVVMNLLHNGMEAMPAGGKIVISTDNISLATPLHGYEPIPSGQYICLSVTDTGIGIPQADLPKIFEPFFTRKTTAKSGTGLGMTIIWATIKDHNGYLNIHSEEGQGTTLTIYLPATEEHFQLPQQRVVLEDYLGSETILIVDNDPEHLNIAANMLRKLGYTVHTAGGGNEALRIIEEQPVDLVVLDMILPGGDPDGLETYPEMMAALSEINVLITSGYSQPERFKEMQVLGISIFLQKPFTLEQLGMAVKAALCGPVAKPPSTQLFFGN is encoded by the coding sequence ATGGTGAACACCTTACCAACACCAGCAGCCCGTCCCTCCTCCTCGAAAAAATGGGATTTGCAACGAATACTGCTCGTGACAGGTGCCATCCTGGCACTTTCCCTGGCAACAGCCTATCTCTTTCCCACCAGGACCATCCGCCATCTCACCAACACCTCAACGGACCTGATTGTTAAGGCTACCAAGGCACCACCAGGAGAAGTTGACATCGTCATCGTCGTAATAGACGAAGCGAGTCTCAATCAACACGGTCAATGGCCCTGGCCGCGCGATCTTTTTGCCAAGCTTCTCAAAAGGATACAAGAGTCTGGAGCGGTAAGTATCGGCATCAACGTGATCTTTCCTGAACGTGACAGAACCTCGCCGGCGCATTTACTAGAATCTTCCGGCGGCTTTATCGCTCTCACCGACCCGTCAAGGGCTCCAGCGGAGCGCCTCGATCACGACGCCTATCTCGCCGGAAGTCTTGCCGGTGGCCCCTTTGTCCTAGGTTACGAGTTCTTGTTCAGTGAGGTCGAGAAAGGCAAATCGGTTGATTGCCCGATACCGGATGTCGCGGTGTCCCGCAAACCACCAAGCAAAGGATCAATGCCCGATGATGTTTTCTACCAAGCCACCGGCGTCCTCTGCAATTACCATCCCCTGACCAAGGCGGCGCCATCCGCCGGCTTTCTCAACGGGGCACCAGACGACGATGGGGTGTTGCGCCGCTTACCCCTCTTGATCCGCTACGGTGACCATAACCGGCTCTATCCCTCCTTTGCCCTCGCGGTTTTGCTGCAACTTTATAACCAGCCGAACCTCACCGTGGAGTTCAACGACAAACTCCAACCTCGCCTGCATCTTGCGGATCTTCGCATTGCCATGGACAGCCATGGCAATATCCTTCTCGGACCACCAGGGTCAATCCGGCCGCCCCATTTTTCCGCGGCGGATATCCTCGGCGACAAAGTATCCTCCAAAAACTTACAAGGAAAGATTGTTTTAGTCGGATCAACGGTTTCCGGTCTTGCGCAAGGGTATCCGACCCCCTATTCTTTAACCGAGAATCTTCTTGATCTCCATGCCGCGGCCATTCGCAGTCTGGCTGCCAAGGTCCAGACCGTTCGTCATCCAACCTTTCCCTTTTACGAAGCCGCCCTGAGCCTAATTCTCAGTCTGGTTCTTGCGATGCTTGCAGCCAAGGCACCAACTCTCTTGACGGTTGGTTTCTCTTTGCTGGCAGCGGTGACAAGCTGGGGAGCAACACACGTACTTTTTCAAACAACAGGGCAGCTCTTTTCACCGCTCCTGCCTACCGCCGTTCTCTTTATCAACAGTTTGCTGTTAATCACCCTCAAGTTTCGCTATTTTCAACTGCAGGCCATGGCGGAGACAGACATGACGATCCTCCTGCTGCAATCCAGTGAATCAAACCTCCGTTCGATTCTCCATACCATTCCAGACATTATTTTTCGGCTGGACGCCCAGGGAAACATTGTCTTTATCAGCCCAGCGATATGTAAATACTCAAATTCACATGAGACTTTTCTTGGCAGTTCGATCTTTTCCCATATTGCCCCACAGGATAGAGAAAGGGCTCGCTTTCGTATAAACGAACGGAGAACCGGCGACCGGGCGACCTACAATCTAGAGGTCCGGCTGCTGTTCAATGGGCCTGACGCGAAAAGCGAGCAAGATTACCGGTTTTTCAGTGTTTCCACAGAAGGTCTCTACCAAAGCAATCCTCCTCACACCCATGGATTTATTGGCACCCAGGGAATTGCCAAGGATATTACCGACCGAAAGAGACTCGAACTGCAACTCCTCCAGGCACAAAAGATGGAGGTGATCGGCAACTTGGCGGCCGGTATCGCCCCCGATCTGAACAACATCCTCAGCGGCCTGGTCAGCTACCCGGATCTGCTGCTCCTCGAAATACCCCGGGATAACCCGCTGCACAGCAAGATAGCCACTATTCAAAAGTCGGGCAAGAAAGCTGCAGCAATTGTTCAGGATCTATTGAGCCTGGCGAGGAGAAATGTCCTTATTCCCGAGATCAGCAATATGAACCGTATCATTACGGATTACCTCGAATCGGCGGAATACCAACAGCTTCAAGCGCGATATCCGAAGATCACGGTGCTCACCGATCTTAACAGGGACTTGATGAACATTAACGGCTCGGCCGTCCACCTCTCCAAGGTCGTTATGAATCTGTTGCACAATGGGATGGAGGCGATGCCTGCCGGCGGCAAGATTGTCATCTCAACAGACAATATCTCTCTCGCTACACCCCTCCATGGCTACGAACCCATTCCCTCGGGTCAATATATTTGCCTTTCGGTCACTGATACCGGCATAGGCATCCCCCAGGCCGATCTGCCCAAAATCTTCGAACCATTTTTTACCCGGAAGACAACAGCAAAAAGCGGCACAGGTCTTGGCATGACAATAATTTGGGCCACTATCAAGGATCATAACGGCTATCTGAATATCCACAGCGAGGAAGGGCAAGGTACTACGCTGACCATCTATCTGCCCGCAACCGAAGAACATTTCCAACTCCCACAACAGCGCGTGGTGCTGGAAGACTATCTCGGCTCAGAGACCATTCTGATAGTTGACAATGACCCGGAACATCTTAATATCGCAGCAAATATGCTGAGAAAACTTGGATACACCGTGCATACCGCAGGCGGTGGCAATGAGGCCCTGCGGATAATCGAGGAGCAACCTGTTGACCTTGTCGTTCTCGACATGATCCTGCCCGGTGGAGACCCGGATGGGCTGGAGACATACCCGGAGATGATGGCCGCCTTATCTGAAATAAATGTCCTCATTACAAGTGGTTACTCGCAACCTGAGCGGTTTAAGGAAATGCAAGTCCTCGGGATTAGCATTTTCCTGCAAAAGCCGTTTACTCTGGAACAACTTGGAATGGCAGTCAAAGCTGCCCTTTGCGGCCCAGTGGCAAAACCACCCTCCACCCAACTGTTCTTTGGCAACTGA
- a CDS encoding OmpA family protein produces MINRSLTAVFIGSILFVLCGCAQKTTVVLLPDPDGQVGHLTVSNDAGSVTMNQAAQATHVAGRQSSPGKTETMPEQQIADQFSVVLATLPKQPEHFLLYFQKGSTNLTAESEAILRRILQTISENNSHAISVIGHSDTDGDREFNLRLSKERAQAVSDILTQQGIQPENIICTSHGEENPLVKTADNVSEPKNRRVEVVVK; encoded by the coding sequence ATGATAAATCGATCCTTAACAGCTGTATTCATAGGCAGTATCCTCTTCGTGTTGTGTGGATGTGCGCAAAAAACTACCGTCGTCCTGTTACCCGATCCTGACGGCCAAGTGGGACACCTTACCGTCTCCAACGACGCCGGATCGGTTACCATGAATCAGGCCGCCCAGGCCACACATGTAGCCGGGCGGCAATCCAGCCCTGGCAAAACGGAAACGATGCCGGAGCAGCAGATCGCCGATCAGTTTTCGGTTGTCCTGGCAACGCTGCCGAAACAGCCGGAGCATTTTCTCCTCTATTTCCAAAAGGGTTCAACCAATCTGACCGCCGAATCAGAAGCGATACTGCGGCGAATCCTCCAGACAATTTCCGAGAACAATTCTCACGCAATCAGTGTTATCGGCCATTCCGACACGGATGGCGACCGTGAATTCAATTTGCGCCTATCAAAAGAGAGAGCCCAGGCGGTCAGTGATATTTTGACACAACAAGGGATCCAGCCGGAGAACATCATCTGCACATCGCACGGCGAGGAAAACCCTCTGGTGAAAACCGCTGACAATGTTTCCGAACCAAAAAATCGCCGGGTTGAGGTCGTCGTTAAGTAA
- a CDS encoding FecR family protein, with translation MKICRIFFLLLTTILLSTVSCQAASESIGIIKTVSGEVFLINTQMTLPALANMKIGQGDTIKTGKASSAGIIFEDDTVVSLGPNSEMAIANFLFDPVDKKLSLITRLVKGTFCFVTGQIAKLAPKNVTFETPEATLGVRGTKFLVKVD, from the coding sequence ATGAAAATCTGCCGGATCTTTTTCCTCCTTCTTACCACCATCCTGTTGAGTACCGTCAGCTGCCAGGCCGCTTCTGAATCCATAGGCATCATCAAGACGGTATCCGGCGAGGTCTTTCTCATTAACACCCAAATGACCCTGCCAGCCCTGGCAAATATGAAGATTGGTCAAGGAGACACTATCAAGACCGGCAAGGCAAGCTCGGCGGGTATTATCTTTGAGGACGACACAGTGGTGTCCCTTGGGCCGAACAGCGAGATGGCAATTGCAAATTTCCTTTTTGATCCCGTAGACAAGAAACTTTCCCTCATTACTCGCCTTGTCAAGGGAACCTTTTGTTTTGTTACCGGTCAGATCGCCAAACTGGCCCCAAAAAATGTCACATTTGAAACCCCGGAAGCAACACTTGGCGTACGGGGAACCAAATTCCTGGTAAAAGTCGACTGA